A window of the Cutaneotrichosporon cavernicola HIS019 DNA, chromosome: 6 genome harbors these coding sequences:
- the NOP1 gene encoding uncharacterized protein (Fibrillarin) gives MAFGDRGGRGGGRGGGGRGGFGGRGGGRGGAAGGRGGFGGRGGAGGGRGGPGGRGARGGGRGGPGGRGGGRGGKPGLGKGPGAVTIEPHKHAGVYIAKGKEHLLVTRNLTPGESVYGEKRISVATMNADGEEEKVEYRVWNPFRSKLAAGILGGLDAIHIKPGAKVLYLGAASGSTVSHVADIVGPEGVVYAVEFSHRPGRDLIGMAKKRTNVIPIVDDARHPQKYRMLLQMVDVIFADVAQPDQARIIALNAHHFLKQGGAIVISIKANCIDSTAPAAQVFASEVNNMRKEGIKPKEQLTLEPYERDHAIVVGIYERHTGN, from the exons ATGGCTTTCGGCGACCGTGGAGGACGTGGCGGAGGacgcggtggtggcggccgtggcggcTTTGGTGGACGCGGTggtggccgcggcggcgctgcggGCGGCCGTGGCGGATTCGGTGGGCGCGGTGGCGCTGGtggtggccgtggtggACCGGGTGGCCGTGGTG CtcgtggtggtggccgtggtggtcctggtggccgcggcggtggccgtGGCGGCAAGCCCGGTCTCGGCAAGGGTCCTGGTGCGGTCACTATCGAGCCCCACAAGCACGCTGGTGTCTACAtcgccaagggcaaggagcaCCTGCTTGTCACCCGCAACCTGACCCCCGGCGAGAGCGTCTACGGCGAGAAGCGTATCAGCGTCGCGACTATgaacgccgacggcgaggaggagaaggtcgagTATCGTGTCTGGAACCCCTTCCGCTCCAAGCTTGCTGCTGGTATTCTCGGTGGTCTTGATGCCATCCAC ATTAAGCCCGGAGCCAAGGTTCTCTACCTCGGTGCGGCCTCTGGTTCGACCGTCTCGCACGTCGCCGACATTGTTGGCCCCGAGGGTGTCGTTTACGCTGTCGAGTTCTCTCACCGCCCGGGTCGTGACCTGATCGGCAtggccaagaagcgcacCAACGTCATCcccatcgtcgacgacgctcgCCACCCGCAAAAGTACCGCATGCTCCTGCAGATGGTCGACGTCATCTTTGCCGACGTTGCCCAGCCTGACCAGGCTCGTATCATTGCGCTCAACGCGCACCACTTCCTTAAGCAGGGTGGCGCGATCGTCATTTCGATCAAGGCCAACTGTATCGACTCCACTGCCCCGGCAGCGCAGGTGTTTGCGTCCGAGGTCAACAACAtgcgcaaggagggcaTCAAGCCCAAGGAGCAGCTCACTCTCGAGCCATACGAGCGTGACCACGCCATTGTCGTCGGCATTTACGAGCGCCACACTGGCAACTAG